The following are from one region of the Deltaproteobacteria bacterium genome:
- a CDS encoding 2,3-bisphosphoglycerate-independent phosphoglycerate mutase, translated as MDSEELIRSITIETGSKILLLVIDGLGGLPVDGRTEMEASAIPNLDRLASRSVCGLVDPIAPGITPGSGPAHLALFGYDSLRYQIGRGVLEAVGVGMKLEKGDLAARGNFATLDARGIVIDRRAGRLSTEKNRELCRILQDKIQTVEGTRVLIQPGKGHRFVAVFKGEGLGEGLTDADPQKDGKKAVPAIAIRREAERSASVVNAFIREATDLLQGRDQANTVLLRGFSQVPHIPSMRELFKLNAGAIASYPMYRGLASLVGMEVLETGDALEDELETLKTHFRDFEFFFFHVKEPDMRGEDGDFQGKIASLERADRLIPGVLELGFDVVAVTGDHSTPSALRSHSWHPSPILIWSRYVRTDSIMRFSEREAALGGLGRIPAMSLMPLLLANALKMKKFGA; from the coding sequence ATGGATTCGGAGGAATTGATCCGGTCGATTACGATTGAGACGGGTTCCAAGATTCTCCTCCTGGTTATCGACGGACTGGGGGGGCTTCCCGTGGATGGAAGAACCGAGATGGAGGCGAGTGCAATTCCCAACCTCGACCGTCTTGCCAGCCGATCGGTGTGCGGGCTTGTCGACCCGATAGCACCTGGGATAACCCCGGGCAGTGGGCCGGCACATCTCGCCCTCTTCGGTTACGATTCATTGCGCTACCAGATAGGGCGCGGCGTGCTCGAAGCGGTGGGGGTGGGCATGAAGCTCGAGAAAGGGGATCTTGCAGCAAGGGGGAATTTCGCCACTCTTGATGCCAGAGGGATAGTGATCGACCGGAGGGCTGGAAGGCTCTCGACCGAGAAGAACCGGGAGCTCTGTCGAATTCTTCAGGACAAGATCCAGACAGTCGAGGGGACCCGTGTCCTAATCCAACCCGGCAAGGGACACCGATTCGTGGCTGTCTTCAAGGGAGAGGGGCTGGGTGAGGGTCTCACAGATGCAGATCCTCAGAAGGATGGAAAAAAGGCGGTCCCAGCCATTGCCATACGCAGGGAGGCTGAGCGGTCAGCGTCGGTGGTGAACGCCTTTATCAGGGAGGCCACCGATCTGCTCCAGGGCAGGGATCAGGCCAACACGGTGCTCCTTCGAGGATTTTCCCAGGTGCCCCATATCCCGAGCATGAGAGAGCTTTTCAAGCTCAATGCCGGAGCAATCGCCTCCTACCCGATGTATCGGGGACTTGCGAGCCTGGTGGGGATGGAGGTTCTCGAAACCGGCGATGCTCTTGAGGACGAACTGGAGACCCTCAAGACTCACTTCAGGGATTTTGAGTTCTTTTTTTTCCATGTCAAAGAACCTGACATGCGTGGAGAAGACGGAGATTTTCAGGGGAAGATTGCGTCTCTGGAAAGGGCCGATCGCCTCATTCCCGGGGTGCTGGAGTTGGGTTTTGACGTAGTGGCAGTGACAGGAGACCATTCCACGCCTTCGGCCCTCAGGTCTCACAGTTGGCATCCCAGCCCGATTCTTATCTGGTCCCGTTACGTGCGAACCGACTCCATCATGCGGTTCAGCGAGAGAGAGGCCGCCCTAGGAGGGCTGGGGAGGATCCCGGCGATGAGCCTCATGCCCCTGCTGTTGGCAAATGCGCTCAAAATGAAAAAATTCGGAGCCTGA